A single region of the Ptychodera flava strain L36383 chromosome 9, AS_Pfla_20210202, whole genome shotgun sequence genome encodes:
- the LOC139140430 gene encoding enolase-phosphatase E1-like isoform X6 translates to MSEEKSDMAEESQDENVAMMDLLVHVAAKNKLSPAGHVIRVPAPYPGDEPVQYKPNTQVGDLGVRTIEIVPKKEPQSKVPVKKSAKFEQTVRLTVHVSKSKKFVLRVNPDKALCELLPQICEEHGTDPFHCTLRLVNSPEEDLDLFRSLNDYSLPENEVILVDLRAPVPKVPVPEEKTKEKKKKSIFGFRSSQKKKSKLSVCCCPQGDGDADSVKSVPVKPAPQKQIRDTDSIKSAPPARPVSQIHVGDSDSVKSMPVRPHSVVNPPPAPGRQGPPPGAVALPIIDGSLLRKQQQQPQPQQANQSAPPPPQPPARKRQAPRPPGPPPRKNQVPGVKGSPAENQVKAEVVVNQERAAPQESPVQVVHVENVNQSPNATLQSNENSPLGDRIVIGQESHFALTDSHKAAVAVSLQNPPASTPSPQGQTPTSGTTTTTPSSTEPSSGTLKKRKAPPPPKPAPPQPNFAGTPPSQVKREGTPPGVKKRAPPQPSPRHQRQTSTGSTVSAGSDSSSGQMIDSSPAATPPSTLDRPDRPPRRSTSPSQPKESQPPPPGQIAGAIDERSEEPPSPESAPEDIEKLIQEGRLSIATTQRRDSLTDHATTEDSCSDRSTSALSASARSSLLDDEETGTEREEEKKSDGGDEEAEDLAEMLNDVVKEQEKETVTVSSSVDIEPPLQKVITITAEAAPPADIDVQPSKEVTKESKKPADVSDDDDIELTEEEAKILAELEAEADAEEAKETKDGESSATESEDIALKEERSQILSQMMKLSLDDQNSNDTVNYSPSAEPEQEMLEEKLISQLAYPVVRNSHQQVPVGYALKSEDTPEISVKKIEIAPEAESTESQQDEEREMTSTSDKEIDVEAMQKEKKMIVDDVESNEESDKEEPEEREDVTKGEPVTIEESVTASETVKVAEEDVVVELKDIKLEVERKDPMDKAGEKYIVDGEVKESPEPSALSATPIPHQLPTDAKALQEQYTMLQKQFAALQQQMITNQQAVLQQQQQQIVSASSAAGQPVPPAMSVGNPMMVSQPPMVMSPAMTPQQQQMMMMQQQMMMQYPMGMPQYMMTPQMMAVPPAAPMAVSPPQVIGYPAQPVLATSPQQVVLATSPPQHQQPQQVEPEPQVTVASPPNMADPEPEVEMPEVEHANEPEEKTERPKPFGIEIDSQGNMIKSSLTVQQPWKEDTTASDTLVGSRNRTSSNPISPGATDHNTARPRAGTFEKTLTDWPPKSDAAQQEKKIVIVEASKPVEPKEDKDKRDIVIVENQQPPQPQKVPESKPREVVIIESAPKPPPEPSKPKEDKPTRDIVIIENNPKSQPVAVATSSASANKDKNQAAAGRPGYSQYAPHGGIPKSKPSLQKAASEVQIRYLHSAREDELSATRESASVSRLRGIFGGAEKS, encoded by the exons TATAAACCCAATACCCAAGTAGGAGATCTTGGTGTTCGGACAATAGAAATAGTGCCAAAGAAAGAACCCCAGTCGAAGGTACCGGTCAAAAAGTCAGCCAAGTTTGAG CAAACAGTGCGGCTGACTGTCCACGTCTCCAAATCCAAGAAGTTTGTGTTGAGAGTGAACCCTGACAAAGCACTCTGTGAACTACTACCTCAGATCTGTGAGGAACACGGTACAGACCCTTTCCACTGTACCCTGAGACTGGTCAATTCACCAGAGGAGGACCTTGATTTGTTTAGAAGTTTGAACGATTATAGTTTACCGGAAAATGAGGTTATTTTGGTAGATTTAAGAG CACCGGTTCCAAAAGTCCCTGTCCCGGAAGAGAAGacgaaagaaaagaaaaagaaatctaTTTTTGGATTCAGATCGTCACAGAAGAAGAAAAGCAAG CTTTCTGTGTGTTGCTGTCCGCAGGGAGATGGGGACGCAGACAGTGTCAAGTCGGTGCCGGTCAAGCCTGCACCGCAGAAGCAGATACGGGATACTGACAGCATCAAGTCAGCACCGCCTGCCAGGCCAGTATCGCAGATCCATGTGGGAGATTCAGACAGTGTCAAATCTATGCCAGTCAGGCCTCACTCTGTCGTCAACCCACCCCCTGCCCCTGGCCGGCAAGGTCCACCTCCGGGAGCAGTTGCACTTCCGATAATAGATGGATCGTTGCTACGAAAGCAACAGCAGCAACCGCAGCCACAACAAGCGAACCAGAGTGCACCCCCACCCCCTCAGCCACCGGCCCGGAAAAGACAAGCACCCAGACCACCCGGGCCACCACCACGGAAAAACCAAGTCCCCGGAGTGAAAGGGTCTCCGGCTGAAAATCAAGTGAAAGCTGAAGTAGTTGTAAATCAGGAAAGAGCAGCTCCGCAGGAAAGCCCTGTCCAAGTTGTTCATGTGGAAAATGTCAATCAGTCACCTAATGCTACTTTGCAAAGCAATGAAAACAGTCCACTGGGTGATAGGATTGTCATTGGACAGGAATCACACTTTGCATTGACGGATTCTCACAAAGCGGCAGTAGCTGTATCATTACAGAACCCTCCGGCATCGACACCGTCACCTCAAGGACAGACACCGACCTCTGGGACTACAACCACCACACCCAGCAGTACTGAGCCAAGCTCAGGGACCCTGAAAAAGAGGAAAGCCCCTCCACCTCCAAAACCAGCACCACCTCAGCCCAATTTTGCTGGGACACCACCTTCACAGGTGAAGAGAGAAGGAACGCCCCCAGGTGTCAAGAAACGAGCACCGCCACAGCCGTCGCCAAGGCACCAGAGGCAGACATCGACAGGTAGCACCGTCAGTGCTGGCAGCGACTCCAGCAGTGGACAGATGATTGACAGCTCTCCCGCGGCAACTCCTCCCTCAACGCTAGACCGACCAGACAGACCACCTAGACGAAGCACAAGTCCTTCACAACCAAAGGAATCCCAGCCTCCGCCACCAGGTCAGATAGCTGGAGCAATTGACGAGCGTTCTGAAG AACCCCCATCCCCCGAGAGCGCACCTGAGGACATTGAAAAACTTATCCAGGAAGGTCGTCTTTCCATAGCCACAACTCAGAGGAGAGACTCGCTAACCGATCACGCCACCACAGAAGACAGCTGCTCTG ACAGGAGCACGTCTGCGCTGAGTGCCAGTGCAAGAAGTAGTCTCCTTGACGATGAAGAAACAGGTACAGAGCGGGAGGAGGAGAAGAAGagtgatggtggtgatgaagAGGCTGAAGACCTAGCAGAGATGTTGAATGATGTGGTCAAAGAACAAGAGAAAGAAA CTGTGACGGTGTCTTCCAGTGTAGACATAGAACCTCCACTGCAAAAGGTCATCACAATCACCGCAGAGGCTGCTCCTCCTGCAGATATTGATGTTCAACCCTCAAAAGAAGTTACCAAAGAAAGCAAAAAGCCTGCTGACgtcagtgatgatgatgacattgaacTCACAGAGGAGGAGGCCAAAATACTAGCTGAACTTGAGGCGGAGGCAGACGCTGAAGAAGCCAAAGAGACCAAGGATGGTGAGTCTTCAGCGACCGAGTCAGAGGACATTGCTTTGAAAGAGGAAAGGAGTCAAATATTGAGCCAAATGATGAAACTCAGCCTGGATGATCAAAATTCCAATGATACAGTGAACTACTCCCCATCCGCCGAACCAGAGCAGGAGATGTTGGAAGAAAAGCTGATCTCCCAGCTTGCCTATCCAGTCGTCAGGAATTCACATCAACAAGTCCCTGTGGGTTATGCACTGAAGTCTGAGGACACTCCAGAGATcagtgtgaaaaaaattgagattGCCCCTGAAGCGGAGTCGACAGAAAGCCAGCAGGATGAGGAAAGAGAGATGACAAGTACAAGCGATAAGGAGATCGATGTGGAGGCGAtgcagaaagagaaaaagatgATAGTAGATGATGTTGAATCCAATGAAGAGTCTGATAAAGAGGAACCTGAAGAAAGAGAGGATGTTACAAAGGGAGAACCCGTCACCATAGAAGAGAGTGTTACAGCGAGTGAAACAGTGAAAGTTGCAGAAGAGGACGTTGTAGTTGAGTTGAAAGACATTAAGCTGGAAGTTGAGAGAAAGGACCCTATGGATAAGGCTGGAGAAAAGTATATTGTAGATGGTGAAGTGAAAGAAAGTCCTGAACCCTCTGCACTGTCAGCTACCCCAATACCACATCAGTTACCTACTGACGCCAAAGCATTACAGGAACAGTATACAATGCTGCAGAAGCAGTTTGCCGCGCTGCAGCAGCAGATGATCACCAACCAGCAGGCGGTGCTgcagcagcaacagcagcaaATTGTGTCTGCTTCTTCCGCGGCGGGGCAACCTGTGCCACCAGCCATGAGCGTGGGCAATCCGATGATGGTGTCTCAGCCGCCGATGGTGATGTCACCGGCGATGACACCACAACAGcagcagatgatgatgatgcagcAACAGATGATGATGCAATACCCCATGGGAATGCCGCAATACATGATGACGCCGCAGATGATGGCGGTGCCGCCAGCGGCACCCATGGCAGTGTCTCCTCCTCAAGTTATCGGATACCCGGCACAGCCAGTTCTGGCAACCAGTCCTCAGCAAGTCGTCTTGGCAACATCCCCTCCCCAGCATCAGCAACCCCAGCAAGTTGAGCCAGAGCCTCAAGTCACCGTCGCATCACCGCCAAATATGGCTGACCCAGAGCCAGAAGTAGAGATGCCAGAAGTTGAACATGCAAATGAACCTGAAGAGAAGACAGAGCGTCCAAAACCCTTTGGAATAGAAATAGACTCCCAAGGTAACATGATCAAGTCGTCCTTAACAGTCCAGCAGCCATGGAAAGAGGACACAACTGCAAGTGACACTTTGGTTGGATCTCGGAATAGAACATCCTCCAATCCCATAAGTCCTGGAGCTACAGATCATAACACAGCCAGACCCAGGGCTGGAACTTTTGAGAAAACGCTGACAGATTGGCCTCCCAAGAGTGACGCCGCACAACAGGAAAAGAAAATCGTTATTGTTGAGGCAAGCAAGCCCGTTGAACCCAAAGAGGATAAAGACAAACGTGATATAGTCATCGTTGAAAATCAGCAACCACCACAGCCACAGAAAGTGCCGGAAAGTAAGCCAAGGGAGGTGGTGATCATAGAAAGTGCACCAAAACCACCGCCAGAACCTAGCAAACCAAAGGAGGATAAACCGACAAGGGACATCGTCATTATTGAAAACAATCCAAAATCGCAACCAGTGGCTGTGGCCACCTCGTCAGCCTCggcaaacaaagacaaaaaccaGGCAGCAGCTGGGAGACCTGGATACTCTCAGTACGCTCCCCATGGTGGAATTCCCAAATCCAAGCCAAGCCTACAAAAGGCTGCGTCGGAAGTCCAGATAAGATATTTACACTCTGCGAGAGAAGATGAACTGTCAGCTACCAGAGAAAGTGCCAGTGTGTCTAGACTCAGAGGG ATATTTGGTGGTGCAGAGAAATCATAG
- the LOC139140430 gene encoding enolase-phosphatase E1-like isoform X5: MSEEKSDMAEESQDENVAMMDLLVHVAAKNKLSPAGHVIRVPAPYPGDEPVQYKPNTQVGDLGVRTIEIVPKKEPQSKVPVKKSAKFEQTVRLTVHVSKSKKFVLRVNPDKALCELLPQICEEHGTDPFHCTLRLVNSPEEDLDLFRSLNDYSLPENEVILVDLRAPVPKVPVPEEKTKEKKKKSIFGFRSSQKKKSKLSVCCCPQGDGDADSVKSVPVKPAPQKQIRDTDSIKSAPPARPVSQIHVGDSDSVKSMPVRPHSVVNPPPAPGRQGPPPGAVALPIIDGSLLRKQQQQPQPQQANQSAPPPPQPPARKRQAPRPPGPPPRKNQVPGVKGSPAENQVKAEVVVNQERAAPQESPVQVVHVENVNQSPNATLQSNENSPLGDRIVIGQESHFALTDSHKAAVAVSLQNPPASTPSPQGQTPTSGTTTTTPSSTEPSSGTLKKRKAPPPPKPAPPQPNFAGTPPSQVKREGTPPGVKKRAPPQPSPRHQRQTSTGSTVSAGSDSSSGQMIDSSPAATPPSTLDRPDRPPRRSTSPSQPKESQPPPPGQIAGAIDERSEEEPPSPESAPEDIEKLIQEGRLSIATTQRRDSLTDHATTEDSCSDRSTSALSASARSSLLDDEETGTEREEEKKSDGGDEEAEDLAEMLNDVVKEQEKETVTVSSSVDIEPPLQKVITITAEAAPPADIDVQPSKEVTKESKKPADVSDDDDIELTEEEAKILAELEAEADAEEAKETKDGESSATESEDIALKEERSQILSQMMKLSLDDQNSNDTVNYSPSAEPEQEMLEEKLISQLAYPVVRNSHQQVPVGYALKSEDTPEISVKKIEIAPEAESTESQQDEEREMTSTSDKEIDVEAMQKEKKMIVDDVESNEESDKEEPEEREDVTKGEPVTIEESVTASETVKVAEEDVVVELKDIKLEVERKDPMDKAGEKYIVDGEVKESPEPSALSATPIPHQLPTDAKALQEQYTMLQKQFAALQQQMITNQQAVLQQQQQQIVSASSAAGQPVPPAMSVGNPMMVSQPPMVMSPAMTPQQQQMMMMQQQMMMQYPMGMPQYMMTPQMMAVPPAAPMAVSPPQVIGYPAQPVLATSPQQVVLATSPPQHQQPQQVEPEPQVTVASPPNMADPEPEVEMPEVEHANEPEEKTERPKPFGIEIDSQGNMIKSSLTVQQPWKEDTTASDTLVGSRNRTSSNPISPGATDHNTARPRAGTFEKTLTDWPPKSDAAQQEKKIVIVEASKPVEPKEDKDKRDIVIVENQQPPQPQKVPESKPREVVIIESAPKPPPEPSKPKEDKPTRDIVIIENNPKSQPVAVATSSASANKDKNQAAAGRPGYSQYAPHGGIPKSKPSLQKAASEVQIRYLHSAREDELSATRESASVSRLRGIFGGAEKS; this comes from the exons TATAAACCCAATACCCAAGTAGGAGATCTTGGTGTTCGGACAATAGAAATAGTGCCAAAGAAAGAACCCCAGTCGAAGGTACCGGTCAAAAAGTCAGCCAAGTTTGAG CAAACAGTGCGGCTGACTGTCCACGTCTCCAAATCCAAGAAGTTTGTGTTGAGAGTGAACCCTGACAAAGCACTCTGTGAACTACTACCTCAGATCTGTGAGGAACACGGTACAGACCCTTTCCACTGTACCCTGAGACTGGTCAATTCACCAGAGGAGGACCTTGATTTGTTTAGAAGTTTGAACGATTATAGTTTACCGGAAAATGAGGTTATTTTGGTAGATTTAAGAG CACCGGTTCCAAAAGTCCCTGTCCCGGAAGAGAAGacgaaagaaaagaaaaagaaatctaTTTTTGGATTCAGATCGTCACAGAAGAAGAAAAGCAAG CTTTCTGTGTGTTGCTGTCCGCAGGGAGATGGGGACGCAGACAGTGTCAAGTCGGTGCCGGTCAAGCCTGCACCGCAGAAGCAGATACGGGATACTGACAGCATCAAGTCAGCACCGCCTGCCAGGCCAGTATCGCAGATCCATGTGGGAGATTCAGACAGTGTCAAATCTATGCCAGTCAGGCCTCACTCTGTCGTCAACCCACCCCCTGCCCCTGGCCGGCAAGGTCCACCTCCGGGAGCAGTTGCACTTCCGATAATAGATGGATCGTTGCTACGAAAGCAACAGCAGCAACCGCAGCCACAACAAGCGAACCAGAGTGCACCCCCACCCCCTCAGCCACCGGCCCGGAAAAGACAAGCACCCAGACCACCCGGGCCACCACCACGGAAAAACCAAGTCCCCGGAGTGAAAGGGTCTCCGGCTGAAAATCAAGTGAAAGCTGAAGTAGTTGTAAATCAGGAAAGAGCAGCTCCGCAGGAAAGCCCTGTCCAAGTTGTTCATGTGGAAAATGTCAATCAGTCACCTAATGCTACTTTGCAAAGCAATGAAAACAGTCCACTGGGTGATAGGATTGTCATTGGACAGGAATCACACTTTGCATTGACGGATTCTCACAAAGCGGCAGTAGCTGTATCATTACAGAACCCTCCGGCATCGACACCGTCACCTCAAGGACAGACACCGACCTCTGGGACTACAACCACCACACCCAGCAGTACTGAGCCAAGCTCAGGGACCCTGAAAAAGAGGAAAGCCCCTCCACCTCCAAAACCAGCACCACCTCAGCCCAATTTTGCTGGGACACCACCTTCACAGGTGAAGAGAGAAGGAACGCCCCCAGGTGTCAAGAAACGAGCACCGCCACAGCCGTCGCCAAGGCACCAGAGGCAGACATCGACAGGTAGCACCGTCAGTGCTGGCAGCGACTCCAGCAGTGGACAGATGATTGACAGCTCTCCCGCGGCAACTCCTCCCTCAACGCTAGACCGACCAGACAGACCACCTAGACGAAGCACAAGTCCTTCACAACCAAAGGAATCCCAGCCTCCGCCACCAGGTCAGATAGCTGGAGCAATTGACGAGCGTTCTGAAG AAGAACCCCCATCCCCCGAGAGCGCACCTGAGGACATTGAAAAACTTATCCAGGAAGGTCGTCTTTCCATAGCCACAACTCAGAGGAGAGACTCGCTAACCGATCACGCCACCACAGAAGACAGCTGCTCTG ACAGGAGCACGTCTGCGCTGAGTGCCAGTGCAAGAAGTAGTCTCCTTGACGATGAAGAAACAGGTACAGAGCGGGAGGAGGAGAAGAAGagtgatggtggtgatgaagAGGCTGAAGACCTAGCAGAGATGTTGAATGATGTGGTCAAAGAACAAGAGAAAGAAA CTGTGACGGTGTCTTCCAGTGTAGACATAGAACCTCCACTGCAAAAGGTCATCACAATCACCGCAGAGGCTGCTCCTCCTGCAGATATTGATGTTCAACCCTCAAAAGAAGTTACCAAAGAAAGCAAAAAGCCTGCTGACgtcagtgatgatgatgacattgaacTCACAGAGGAGGAGGCCAAAATACTAGCTGAACTTGAGGCGGAGGCAGACGCTGAAGAAGCCAAAGAGACCAAGGATGGTGAGTCTTCAGCGACCGAGTCAGAGGACATTGCTTTGAAAGAGGAAAGGAGTCAAATATTGAGCCAAATGATGAAACTCAGCCTGGATGATCAAAATTCCAATGATACAGTGAACTACTCCCCATCCGCCGAACCAGAGCAGGAGATGTTGGAAGAAAAGCTGATCTCCCAGCTTGCCTATCCAGTCGTCAGGAATTCACATCAACAAGTCCCTGTGGGTTATGCACTGAAGTCTGAGGACACTCCAGAGATcagtgtgaaaaaaattgagattGCCCCTGAAGCGGAGTCGACAGAAAGCCAGCAGGATGAGGAAAGAGAGATGACAAGTACAAGCGATAAGGAGATCGATGTGGAGGCGAtgcagaaagagaaaaagatgATAGTAGATGATGTTGAATCCAATGAAGAGTCTGATAAAGAGGAACCTGAAGAAAGAGAGGATGTTACAAAGGGAGAACCCGTCACCATAGAAGAGAGTGTTACAGCGAGTGAAACAGTGAAAGTTGCAGAAGAGGACGTTGTAGTTGAGTTGAAAGACATTAAGCTGGAAGTTGAGAGAAAGGACCCTATGGATAAGGCTGGAGAAAAGTATATTGTAGATGGTGAAGTGAAAGAAAGTCCTGAACCCTCTGCACTGTCAGCTACCCCAATACCACATCAGTTACCTACTGACGCCAAAGCATTACAGGAACAGTATACAATGCTGCAGAAGCAGTTTGCCGCGCTGCAGCAGCAGATGATCACCAACCAGCAGGCGGTGCTgcagcagcaacagcagcaaATTGTGTCTGCTTCTTCCGCGGCGGGGCAACCTGTGCCACCAGCCATGAGCGTGGGCAATCCGATGATGGTGTCTCAGCCGCCGATGGTGATGTCACCGGCGATGACACCACAACAGcagcagatgatgatgatgcagcAACAGATGATGATGCAATACCCCATGGGAATGCCGCAATACATGATGACGCCGCAGATGATGGCGGTGCCGCCAGCGGCACCCATGGCAGTGTCTCCTCCTCAAGTTATCGGATACCCGGCACAGCCAGTTCTGGCAACCAGTCCTCAGCAAGTCGTCTTGGCAACATCCCCTCCCCAGCATCAGCAACCCCAGCAAGTTGAGCCAGAGCCTCAAGTCACCGTCGCATCACCGCCAAATATGGCTGACCCAGAGCCAGAAGTAGAGATGCCAGAAGTTGAACATGCAAATGAACCTGAAGAGAAGACAGAGCGTCCAAAACCCTTTGGAATAGAAATAGACTCCCAAGGTAACATGATCAAGTCGTCCTTAACAGTCCAGCAGCCATGGAAAGAGGACACAACTGCAAGTGACACTTTGGTTGGATCTCGGAATAGAACATCCTCCAATCCCATAAGTCCTGGAGCTACAGATCATAACACAGCCAGACCCAGGGCTGGAACTTTTGAGAAAACGCTGACAGATTGGCCTCCCAAGAGTGACGCCGCACAACAGGAAAAGAAAATCGTTATTGTTGAGGCAAGCAAGCCCGTTGAACCCAAAGAGGATAAAGACAAACGTGATATAGTCATCGTTGAAAATCAGCAACCACCACAGCCACAGAAAGTGCCGGAAAGTAAGCCAAGGGAGGTGGTGATCATAGAAAGTGCACCAAAACCACCGCCAGAACCTAGCAAACCAAAGGAGGATAAACCGACAAGGGACATCGTCATTATTGAAAACAATCCAAAATCGCAACCAGTGGCTGTGGCCACCTCGTCAGCCTCggcaaacaaagacaaaaaccaGGCAGCAGCTGGGAGACCTGGATACTCTCAGTACGCTCCCCATGGTGGAATTCCCAAATCCAAGCCAAGCCTACAAAAGGCTGCGTCGGAAGTCCAGATAAGATATTTACACTCTGCGAGAGAAGATGAACTGTCAGCTACCAGAGAAAGTGCCAGTGTGTCTAGACTCAGAGGG ATATTTGGTGGTGCAGAGAAATCATAG